Proteins found in one Campylobacter lari genomic segment:
- the obgE gene encoding GTPase ObgE — protein sequence MFIDNVKLVLSSGNGGKGAVSFRREKHVPLGGPDGGDGGNGGDVYFICDNNTHTLAHFKGKKELKAQNGQPGLGRNKNGKRGESLELIVPQGTQVIDAQSGEVLLDMLAEGQKELFLKGGKGGLGNTHFKNSTNQRPDYAQPGVVGKTLSVRLELKLIADVGLVGFPNVGKSTLISVVSNARPEIANYEFTTLTPKLGMVEVDDYNSFVMADIPGIIEGASDGRGLGLEFLRHIERTSFLLFVLDPLRDMSLKEQFCILRKELEKFSSKLYARNFGLMLSKSDSVNLGEEFAQKMEDDYNELKAYLQSQNNPQSFFVKVSSLEKTGLKELKFMLLKEVKKIRSQNNL from the coding sequence ATGTTTATAGATAATGTAAAATTAGTTTTAAGTTCAGGTAATGGTGGCAAAGGTGCTGTGAGTTTTCGCCGTGAAAAACATGTTCCACTTGGTGGACCTGATGGTGGCGATGGTGGAAATGGTGGCGATGTGTATTTTATATGTGATAATAATACTCATACCCTAGCACACTTTAAAGGTAAAAAAGAACTTAAAGCACAAAATGGCCAACCGGGTTTGGGCCGTAATAAAAATGGTAAAAGAGGGGAAAGTTTAGAGTTGATTGTCCCTCAAGGCACCCAAGTAATTGATGCACAAAGTGGGGAAGTTTTACTTGATATGTTAGCAGAAGGTCAAAAAGAACTCTTTTTAAAAGGTGGTAAAGGTGGTCTTGGTAATACTCACTTTAAAAACTCTACCAATCAGCGTCCAGATTATGCTCAACCAGGCGTAGTAGGAAAAACCTTAAGTGTGCGCTTAGAGTTAAAACTCATAGCAGATGTTGGGCTTGTAGGCTTTCCAAATGTAGGAAAATCCACTCTTATAAGCGTAGTGTCTAATGCAAGACCTGAAATAGCTAATTATGAATTTACTACTTTAACTCCAAAACTTGGTATGGTTGAAGTAGATGATTATAATTCTTTTGTAATGGCAGATATCCCAGGTATTATAGAAGGTGCAAGCGATGGTAGGGGTTTGGGACTTGAGTTTTTAAGACACATAGAAAGAACTTCTTTTTTACTTTTTGTACTTGATCCATTAAGAGATATGAGTTTAAAAGAGCAATTTTGCATTTTAAGAAAAGAATTAGAAAAATTTTCAAGCAAACTTTATGCAAGAAATTTTGGCTTAATGCTTTCAAAAAGTGATAGTGTAAATTTAGGTGAGGAATTTGCACAAAAAATGGAAGATGATTATAATGAGTTAAAAGCTTATTTACAAAGTCAAAATAATCCACAAAGCTTTTTTGTTAAAGTATCAAGCCTTGAAAAAACAGGTTTAAAAGAGCTTAAATTTATGCTTTTAAAAGAAGTTAAAAAAATTAGAAGTCAAAATAATCTTTGA
- a CDS encoding DUF6194 family protein, with product MSENLTIDFIQEYIKSNFKGLVYKFTYKEHSFFYNPDKVLKNGVYFCTIKENDGINDKASNLNREGVFRLSCSLCDQDYQNLFGQKPKKALKGEIVSLNYDFSMLDLIMPHPIYAYMGYICINSPSRKNFEIFKDYLELSYQKAIKTYQKRIAAL from the coding sequence ATGAGTGAAAATTTAACTATAGATTTTATCCAAGAATATATCAAGTCCAATTTTAAAGGTTTGGTATATAAATTTACCTATAAAGAACATAGCTTTTTTTATAATCCCGATAAGGTTTTAAAAAACGGAGTTTATTTTTGTACTATTAAAGAAAATGATGGCATAAATGATAAAGCTTCGAATTTAAATAGAGAAGGTGTGTTTCGTCTAAGTTGCTCTCTTTGTGATCAAGATTACCAAAATCTTTTTGGTCAAAAACCTAAAAAAGCTTTAAAGGGTGAGATTGTTAGTTTAAATTATGATTTTTCTATGCTTGATCTTATCATGCCTCATCCAATTTATGCTTATATGGGATATATTTGTATTAACAGTCCTTCAAGAAAAAATTTTGAAATTTTCAAAGATTATCTTGAGCTTTCATATCAAAAAGCTATAAAAACTTATCAAAAAAGGATAGCGGCACTATGA
- the fmt gene encoding methionyl-tRNA formyltransferase: MKNIIFMGTPSYATCILKELVDKGFNVQALFTQPDKPVGRKQILTPSDTKKFVLENNLNIEIFTPKSLKDENIINGIKSLKPDFIVVAAYGKILPKEILDIAPCINLHASLLPKYRGASPIQSAILNGDKISGVCTMLMEEGLDSGAILENIECDIEGKNSAEVFTMLSNLAAKLAISTLLNFEKIVPKKQDESLVTHCKKIKKEDGLIALDNANEIYQKFLAFTPWPGIFLENGMKFLDIELVDSEKTQKSGVILQIEKESFLLSCKKGVLRIKALQESGKKALDAKTYLNGKRLKLGDSLF; encoded by the coding sequence ATGAAAAATATCATTTTTATGGGAACTCCCTCTTATGCAACATGTATTTTAAAAGAGCTTGTTGATAAAGGGTTTAATGTCCAAGCTTTATTTACCCAGCCTGATAAACCTGTGGGAAGAAAACAAATTTTAACTCCAAGTGATACTAAAAAATTTGTTTTAGAAAATAATTTAAATATAGAAATTTTCACTCCAAAAAGCTTAAAAGATGAAAATATAATCAATGGAATAAAAAGCTTAAAACCTGACTTTATAGTTGTTGCTGCTTATGGGAAGATTTTACCAAAAGAAATTTTAGATATTGCTCCTTGTATCAATTTACATGCTTCCTTGCTTCCTAAATATCGTGGCGCTTCGCCTATACAAAGTGCTATTTTAAATGGGGATAAAATAAGCGGGGTTTGCACTATGCTTATGGAAGAAGGGCTTGATAGTGGTGCTATTTTAGAAAACATAGAATGTGATATAGAAGGTAAAAATTCAGCTGAGGTTTTTACCATGCTTTCAAATTTAGCAGCTAAGCTTGCTATTTCTACGCTTTTGAATTTTGAAAAAATTGTCCCAAAAAAGCAAGATGAAAGTTTGGTTACACATTGTAAAAAAATCAAAAAAGAAGATGGGTTGATTGCTTTGGATAATGCAAATGAAATTTATCAAAAATTTTTAGCTTTTACACCTTGGCCTGGAATTTTTTTAGAAAATGGTATGAAATTTTTAGATATAGAATTAGTTGATAGTGAAAAAACTCAAAAATCAGGTGTGATTTTACAAATAGAAAAGGAAAGCTTTTTGCTTTCATGCAAAAAGGGTGTTTTAAGGATTAAAGCTTTGCAAGAAAGTGGAAAAAAAGCTTTAGATGCTAAGACTTATTTAAATGGAAAAAGGTTAAAACTTGGAGATAGTTTATTTTGA
- a CDS encoding biotin--[acetyl-CoA-carboxylase] ligase: MEIVYFDELESTQVYLSDKIRSGEIIENTAICAFIQSAGIGSRDNTWQSKQGNLHVSFCIKTQELAQDLPLASASIYFAFLMKEVLQRQNSKVWIKWPNDFYIEDKKIGGLMSSKINDFLIVGMGINLKYAPFNAEILDIEVDIAKLLNEYFSYIGEKILWKNIFSKYMLEFEKSRNFFIHNEGKILSLKDALLYKDGSILLDNKRIYSLR; the protein is encoded by the coding sequence TTGGAGATAGTTTATTTTGATGAGCTTGAATCAACTCAAGTTTATTTAAGTGATAAAATTCGCAGTGGAGAAATTATAGAAAATACCGCTATTTGTGCTTTTATTCAAAGTGCTGGTATAGGTAGTAGGGATAATACTTGGCAAAGTAAGCAAGGAAATTTACATGTATCTTTTTGTATAAAAACACAAGAATTAGCACAAGATCTTCCTTTGGCTTCTGCTAGCATATACTTTGCATTTTTAATGAAAGAAGTATTGCAAAGACAAAATTCAAAAGTATGGATTAAATGGCCTAATGATTTTTATATAGAAGATAAAAAAATAGGCGGCCTGATGAGTTCTAAAATCAATGATTTTTTAATTGTAGGAATGGGGATTAATCTTAAATATGCTCCATTTAATGCTGAAATTTTAGACATAGAAGTAGATATAGCAAAACTTTTAAATGAGTATTTTTCTTATATAGGTGAGAAAATTTTATGGAAGAATATTTTTAGCAAGTATATGCTAGAATTTGAAAAATCAAGAAATTTTTTTATACATAATGAAGGTAAGATTTTATCTTTAAAAGATGCTTTGTTGTATAAAGATGGTTCTATATTGTTAGATAATAAAAGGATATATAGTTTAAGATGA
- a CDS encoding ParA family protein: MSEIITIANQKGGVGKTTTAINLAASLAVAEKKVLLIDIDPQANATTGLGFNRSNYEYNIYHVFIGRKKLSEIILKTELPQLYLAPSNISLVGIEQEVVKESGEYRTILREKIKEIAKDYDFIIIDSPPALGSITVNAFAASDSVIIPIQCEFYALEGVAMVLNTIKFVKKTINPKLKIKGFLPTMYSSQNNLSKDTVEDLKQNFKQKLFRTGDNEDDFIIIPRNVKLAESPSYGKPIILYDIKSPGSVAYQNLAHSILG; encoded by the coding sequence ATGAGTGAGATAATAACTATTGCAAATCAAAAAGGTGGAGTGGGTAAAACTACTACTGCTATTAATCTAGCTGCTTCTTTGGCGGTAGCTGAAAAAAAAGTTCTTTTGATAGATATTGATCCGCAAGCTAATGCTACAACAGGACTTGGTTTTAATAGAAGTAATTATGAATATAATATTTATCATGTTTTTATAGGTAGGAAAAAACTTTCTGAAATTATTTTAAAAACTGAACTTCCACAATTATACTTAGCTCCATCAAATATTTCTTTGGTTGGAATTGAACAAGAAGTAGTAAAAGAAAGTGGGGAATATAGAACGATTTTAAGAGAAAAAATCAAAGAAATTGCTAAAGATTATGATTTTATTATCATTGACTCACCTCCTGCGCTTGGAAGCATTACGGTAAATGCTTTTGCGGCAAGCGATAGTGTTATTATCCCTATACAATGTGAGTTTTATGCGCTTGAGGGTGTCGCGATGGTTTTAAACACTATTAAATTTGTAAAAAAAACTATCAATCCAAAGTTAAAAATAAAAGGCTTTTTGCCAACTATGTATAGCTCACAAAATAATCTTTCAAAAGATACTGTGGAGGATTTAAAGCAAAATTTCAAACAAAAGCTATTTAGAACAGGTGATAATGAAGATGATTTCATCATCATACCAAGAAATGTAAAACTTGCTGAAAGTCCAAGCTATGGAAAGCCTATTATACTTTATGATATAAAATCTCCAGGTTCAGTGGCATATCAAAATTTAGCACATTCTATATTAGGATAA
- a CDS encoding ParB/RepB/Spo0J family partition protein, with translation MAKKSALGRGLSSILADIDEVYEKELGSNEGRIEEIDIDLISPNPYQPRKNFDTQALEELAGSIKEYGLIQPVVVLKKDEFDYILIAGERRFRACKLLEKEQIKAVVLNVDDIKLRELALIENIQRENLNPIELAHSYKELLEIHDITQEKLADLIHKSRPQIANTLRLLNLNEQTQNFIIEGKISQGHAKVLVGLEKEEEKMIVDTIIGQKLNVRDTEKLIKNFKNTNQLEKNTTLNKQYQSIINLKEKIESLGLKVNAKDLKITINFENEDEVREFLKTLN, from the coding sequence ATGGCAAAAAAAAGTGCATTAGGAAGAGGCTTAAGCAGTATCTTGGCTGATATTGATGAAGTTTATGAAAAAGAATTAGGCTCTAATGAAGGTAGAATAGAAGAAATTGATATAGATTTAATTAGTCCAAACCCTTATCAGCCAAGAAAGAATTTTGATACCCAAGCCCTAGAAGAACTTGCAGGTTCTATTAAAGAATATGGTTTGATTCAGCCTGTTGTTGTTTTAAAAAAAGATGAATTTGATTATATTTTGATAGCAGGTGAGAGAAGATTTAGAGCATGTAAGCTTTTAGAAAAAGAACAGATTAAAGCTGTAGTTTTAAATGTAGATGATATAAAATTACGTGAGCTTGCTTTAATAGAAAATATTCAAAGAGAAAATCTAAATCCTATAGAATTAGCACATTCTTATAAAGAATTACTAGAAATTCATGATATCACTCAAGAAAAATTAGCAGATCTTATCCATAAATCAAGACCTCAAATTGCTAATACCTTAAGACTTTTAAATTTAAACGAGCAAACGCAAAATTTCATTATAGAAGGTAAAATTTCACAAGGTCATGCAAAGGTTTTAGTGGGGCTTGAAAAAGAAGAAGAAAAAATGATAGTTGATACCATCATAGGACAAAAGCTCAATGTAAGAGATACAGAAAAATTAATTAAAAATTTTAAAAATACAAATCAATTAGAAAAAAACACAACTTTAAACAAACAATATCAATCTATAATAAATTTAAAAGAAAAAATTGAATCTTTAGGCTTAAAAGTAAATGCAAAAGATTTAAAAATTACTATAAATTTTGAAAATGAAGATGAGGTTAGGGAATTTCTAAAGACATTAAATTAA
- a CDS encoding FoF1 ATP synthase subunit B', which yields MFNDVHFSIMIATGVIFLLMIAILNSMLYKPLIKFMDSRDLTIKNDEEKMKKNSDDVSNVESELEKIHIQTRDEINQIKAKAIEEAKLKQEKELSTRKRELEDQMLVFLKSLREKEKELKEEMRLKMPEFKQSFKDSLSKI from the coding sequence ATGTTTAATGATGTACATTTTTCCATCATGATAGCCACCGGTGTCATTTTTTTGCTTATGATAGCGATTTTAAATTCTATGCTCTATAAACCTTTGATTAAATTTATGGATTCTAGGGATTTAACTATAAAAAATGATGAAGAAAAAATGAAAAAAAATTCTGATGATGTTTCAAATGTAGAAAGTGAATTAGAAAAAATTCATATTCAAACAAGAGATGAAATCAATCAAATCAAAGCAAAAGCAATAGAAGAAGCTAAATTAAAACAAGAAAAAGAATTATCAACAAGAAAAAGAGAATTAGAAGATCAAATGCTTGTTTTTCTTAAAAGTCTAAGAGAAAAAGAAAAAGAATTAAAAGAAGAAATGCGCTTAAAAATGCCAGAATTTAAACAAAGCTTTAAAGATAGCTTGAGTAAAATTTAA
- a CDS encoding F0F1 ATP synthase subunit B yields MLKKIALLSVLPFYAFAAGNGSGEYDIIPRAVNFVLFAAILYYFIAAPLKNFYNGRIAKIASRMNEIQEKLIASKNHKLEMMKKLDLAKQEAINAVALAKKEAEIITDKIEAETKMEIKALEKTYEEHKEYEIRRMEKEVVQAVLEEIFEDQNLQLQQKEILNIMMKKVS; encoded by the coding sequence ATGTTGAAAAAAATTGCATTGTTATCAGTACTTCCTTTTTATGCTTTTGCAGCAGGTAATGGAAGTGGTGAATATGATATAATTCCAAGAGCGGTTAATTTTGTTTTATTTGCTGCTATTTTGTATTATTTTATTGCAGCTCCTTTGAAAAATTTTTATAATGGTAGAATTGCAAAAATTGCTTCTAGAATGAACGAAATTCAAGAAAAGCTTATCGCGAGTAAAAATCATAAGTTAGAAATGATGAAAAAACTAGACTTAGCTAAACAAGAAGCAATCAATGCGGTGGCTCTTGCAAAAAAAGAGGCAGAGATTATCACAGATAAGATAGAAGCTGAAACAAAAATGGAAATTAAGGCTTTAGAAAAAACTTATGAAGAACATAAAGAATATGAAATAAGAAGAATGGAAAAAGAAGTTGTACAAGCGGTTCTAGAAGAAATTTTTGAAGATCAAAATTTACAACTTCAGCAAAAAGAAATTCTAAATATCATGATGAAAAAGGTGTCTTGA
- a CDS encoding F0F1 ATP synthase subunit delta: protein MESVIAKTYAKAILERNDFEDFYSNLLELSLAFASNKFIDILNSYEIKQGKKLEFILSLLDNPSDAFKNFINLIVDNKREMLIPEITKELSEQKALKENTFLGQVYSKEQLSAEEIKNLEEKLSAKFNAKIRLDSKISDSDSVKISLDGLGYEISFSMQSLKAKMNEYILKAI, encoded by the coding sequence ATGGAAAGTGTGATTGCAAAAACCTATGCAAAGGCGATATTAGAAAGAAACGATTTTGAAGATTTTTATTCTAATTTATTAGAGTTAAGTTTAGCTTTTGCATCTAATAAATTTATAGATATTTTAAATTCTTATGAGATAAAACAAGGAAAAAAACTAGAATTTATACTTTCTTTATTAGATAATCCAAGTGATGCTTTTAAAAATTTTATAAATTTAATTGTAGATAACAAAAGAGAAATGTTAATTCCAGAAATCACTAAAGAGTTGAGTGAGCAAAAAGCATTAAAGGAAAATACATTCTTAGGACAAGTTTATTCAAAAGAACAATTAAGCGCAGAAGAAATTAAAAATTTAGAAGAAAAACTTAGTGCTAAGTTTAATGCAAAAATTAGATTAGATAGTAAAATAAGTGATAGTGACAGTGTGAAGATTAGCTTAGATGGTCTTGGTTATGAAATTTCATTTTCAATGCAAAGCTTAAAAGCTAAAATGAATGAATATATATTAAAAGCAATTTAA
- the atpA gene encoding F0F1 ATP synthase subunit alpha, translated as MKFKADEISSIIKERIEKFDFNLEIEETGKIISVADGVAKVYGLKNAMAGEMVEFENGEKGMVLNLEESSVGIVILGKGLGLKEGSSVKRLKKLLKVPVGDALIGRVVNALGEPIDAKGVIEASEYRFVEEKAKGIMARKSVHEPLHTGIKAIDALVPIGRGQRELIIGDRQTGKTTVAIDTIISQKGKDVICIYVAIGQKQSTVAQVVKKLEEYGAMDYSIVVNAGASDPAALQYLAPYTGVTMGEYFRDNSRHALIVYDDLSKHAVAYREMSLILRRPPGREAYPGDVFYLHSRLLERASKLSDELGAGSLTALPIIETQAGDVSAYIPTNVISITDGQIFLETDLFNSGIRPAINVGLSVSRVGGAAQIKATKQVSGTLRLDLAQYRELQAFAQFASDLDEASRKQLERGQRMVEVLKQPPYSPLSAENQVVMIYAGTKGYLDDIAVSKIGEFEAALYPFIEAKYPEIFEQIRTKKALDKDLEEKLAKALSEFKANHI; from the coding sequence ATGAAATTTAAAGCAGATGAAATTAGTTCTATTATAAAAGAAAGAATTGAAAAATTTGACTTTAATCTTGAAATAGAAGAAACTGGTAAAATTATTTCAGTTGCTGATGGTGTTGCTAAGGTTTATGGTCTTAAGAATGCTATGGCTGGAGAGATGGTTGAATTTGAAAATGGTGAAAAAGGAATGGTACTTAACCTTGAAGAATCAAGTGTTGGTATTGTTATCTTAGGAAAAGGTCTTGGTCTTAAAGAAGGAAGTTCCGTAAAAAGACTAAAAAAACTTCTAAAAGTTCCGGTAGGCGATGCGTTGATAGGACGTGTTGTAAATGCTTTGGGTGAGCCAATTGATGCTAAAGGTGTGATTGAAGCAAGCGAATATCGTTTTGTGGAAGAAAAAGCAAAAGGTATTATGGCTAGAAAAAGCGTTCATGAGCCACTACACACAGGTATTAAAGCAATTGATGCTTTAGTTCCAATTGGTAGAGGACAAAGAGAGCTAATTATCGGTGATAGACAAACAGGTAAAACAACTGTAGCAATCGATACTATCATTAGCCAAAAAGGTAAAGATGTTATTTGTATTTATGTTGCAATTGGTCAAAAACAAAGTACAGTAGCTCAAGTAGTTAAAAAGCTTGAAGAATATGGTGCAATGGATTATAGTATAGTAGTAAATGCAGGTGCTTCTGATCCTGCTGCATTGCAATATCTTGCTCCATATACAGGCGTAACTATGGGTGAATATTTTAGAGATAACTCAAGACATGCATTGATTGTTTATGATGATTTAAGTAAGCATGCTGTTGCATATCGTGAGATGTCTTTGATTTTACGTCGTCCTCCAGGTCGTGAAGCTTATCCAGGGGATGTATTTTATTTACATTCAAGATTGCTTGAAAGAGCAAGTAAATTAAGTGATGAGCTTGGCGCGGGAAGCTTAACAGCATTACCTATTATTGAAACTCAAGCGGGTGATGTTTCAGCTTATATTCCAACCAATGTTATTTCAATCACAGATGGGCAAATTTTCTTGGAAACAGATTTATTCAACTCAGGTATTCGTCCTGCGATTAATGTTGGTTTATCTGTATCTCGTGTTGGTGGTGCTGCGCAAATTAAAGCAACAAAACAAGTTTCAGGTACATTAAGACTTGATTTAGCTCAGTATAGAGAATTGCAAGCTTTTGCACAATTTGCAAGTGATTTGGATGAAGCAAGTAGAAAACAACTTGAACGCGGACAAAGAATGGTTGAGGTTTTAAAGCAACCTCCATATTCTCCGCTTTCAGCTGAAAATCAAGTAGTGATGATTTATGCAGGAACTAAAGGATATTTAGATGATATAGCAGTTTCTAAAATTGGAGAATTTGAAGCAGCTTTATATCCATTTATTGAAGCTAAATATCCAGAAATTTTTGAGCAAATTAGAACCAAAAAGGCTTTAGATAAAGATTTAGAAGAAAAATTAGCTAAAGCATTGAGTGAGTTTAAAGCAAACCACATATAA
- the atpG gene encoding ATP synthase F1 subunit gamma, which produces MSNLKEIKRKIKSVHNTQKTTNAMKLVSTAKLRKAEEAAKKSKVFAQKIDEVLSEIAFKINQYEGLDDKLPFFRKKDNIEKMDIIFITADKGLCGGFNIKTIKTVNEMLEDCKAKKIKVRLRAIGKTGIEYFNFQNIEILEKYLDTSSSPDYEKACAIIQSAVDDFVNEVTDKVVIVHNGYKNMISQEIRINELLPVEAIASKEEQESQSLMDLEPEDEEILSDLLKTYFEYNMYFSLVDSLAAEHSARMQAMDNATNNAKARVKQLNLAYNKARQESITTELIEIISGVESMK; this is translated from the coding sequence ATGTCTAATTTAAAAGAAATTAAAAGAAAAATAAAAAGTGTTCATAATACACAAAAGACAACTAATGCTATGAAGCTTGTCTCTACTGCCAAATTAAGAAAGGCGGAAGAGGCGGCTAAAAAGTCAAAAGTTTTTGCTCAAAAAATTGATGAAGTTTTATCTGAAATTGCATTCAAGATTAATCAATATGAAGGACTTGATGATAAACTTCCGTTTTTTAGAAAAAAAGACAATATTGAGAAAATGGATATTATTTTCATTACTGCTGATAAAGGTTTATGCGGTGGTTTTAACATTAAAACCATTAAAACAGTAAATGAAATGCTTGAAGATTGTAAAGCAAAAAAAATCAAAGTAAGATTAAGAGCTATTGGTAAAACAGGTATAGAGTATTTTAATTTTCAAAATATTGAAATTTTAGAAAAATATCTAGATACAAGCTCTAGCCCTGACTATGAAAAAGCATGTGCTATTATACAAAGTGCAGTAGATGATTTTGTAAATGAAGTAACCGATAAAGTTGTAATTGTACATAATGGCTATAAAAATATGATTTCTCAAGAAATTCGTATTAATGAACTATTGCCTGTAGAAGCTATTGCAAGTAAGGAAGAACAAGAATCTCAGTCTTTAATGGACTTGGAGCCAGAAGATGAAGAAATCTTAAGTGATTTGTTAAAAACTTATTTTGAATATAATATGTATTTTTCTTTGGTTGATTCTTTGGCGGCTGAACATAGTGCAAGAATGCAGGCTATGGATAATGCAACCAATAATGCAAAAGCAAGAGTTAAACAACTTAACTTAGCTTATAATAAAGCAAGACAAGAATCTATTACCACCGAATTGATAGAGATTATCAGCGGTGTTGAGTCAATGAAATAA
- the atpD gene encoding F0F1 ATP synthase subunit beta: MQGFISQVLGPVVDVEFKEYLPQINEAIIVNYELEGKECKLVLEVAAHLGDNKVRTIAMDMTDGLVRGLAVEATGNPISVPVGEKVLGRIFNVTGDLIDEGEEINFDKHWSIHRDPPPFEEQSTKSEIFETGIKVVDLLAPYAKGGKVGLFGGAGVGKTVIIMELIHNVAFKHSGYSVFAGVGERTREGNDLYNEMKESNVLDKVALCYGQMNEPPGARNRIALTGLTMAEYFRDEMGLDVLMFIDNIFRFSQSGSEMSALLGRIPSAVGYQPTLASEMGKFQERITSTKKGSITSVQAVYVPADDLTDPAPATVFAHLDATTVLNRSIAEKGIYPAVDPLDSTSRMLDPQIIGEEHYKVARGVQSVLQKYKDLQDIIAILGMDELSEEDKLIVERARKIEKFLSQPFFVAEVFTGSPGKYISLEDTIAGFKGILEGKYDHLPENAFYMVGGIDEVIEKAEKLKA, from the coding sequence ATGCAAGGTTTTATTTCTCAAGTTTTAGGACCAGTGGTTGATGTTGAATTTAAAGAATATCTTCCGCAAATTAATGAAGCTATTATTGTTAATTATGAATTAGAAGGAAAAGAATGTAAGCTAGTTCTTGAAGTAGCTGCGCATTTAGGCGATAATAAAGTAAGAACTATTGCTATGGATATGACTGATGGTCTTGTTAGAGGTTTAGCGGTAGAAGCAACTGGCAACCCAATCAGTGTTCCAGTGGGTGAAAAAGTTCTTGGAAGAATTTTTAATGTGACGGGTGATTTAATTGATGAGGGTGAAGAGATTAATTTTGATAAACATTGGTCAATTCACAGAGATCCTCCTCCATTTGAAGAGCAAAGTACGAAAAGTGAAATTTTTGAAACAGGTATTAAGGTAGTTGATTTGTTGGCTCCTTATGCTAAAGGCGGTAAAGTTGGTCTTTTTGGTGGTGCAGGTGTTGGTAAAACCGTTATTATTATGGAATTAATTCACAATGTTGCGTTTAAACATAGTGGATATTCAGTTTTTGCAGGTGTTGGTGAAAGGACACGTGAGGGTAATGACCTTTATAATGAAATGAAAGAAAGTAATGTTTTAGATAAAGTTGCACTATGCTATGGTCAAATGAATGAACCACCAGGGGCAAGAAATCGTATTGCTCTAACAGGTCTTACTATGGCTGAGTATTTTAGAGATGAAATGGGGCTTGATGTATTGATGTTTATTGATAATATCTTTAGATTTTCTCAATCGGGTTCAGAAATGTCAGCGCTTTTAGGAAGAATTCCTTCAGCTGTTGGTTATCAACCAACTCTAGCTAGTGAAATGGGTAAATTTCAAGAAAGAATTACATCAACTAAAAAAGGTTCTATTACTTCAGTTCAAGCAGTTTATGTGCCAGCAGATGATTTAACAGACCCTGCTCCTGCAACTGTTTTTGCACACTTAGATGCAACTACAGTTTTAAACAGATCGATTGCTGAAAAAGGTATTTATCCAGCTGTTGATCCGCTTGATTCTACTTCAAGAATGCTTGATCCACAAATTATAGGTGAAGAGCATTATAAAGTAGCGCGTGGAGTACAATCAGTGCTTCAAAAATATAAAGATTTGCAAGATATTATTGCTATTTTAGGTATGGATGAATTAAGTGAAGAAGATAAATTAATTGTTGAAAGAGCGAGAAAAATTGAAAAATTCCTGTCTCAACCATTCTTCGTTGCAGAAGTATTTACAGGAAGTCCTGGTAAATACATTAGTTTAGAAGATACAATAGCAGGTTTTAAAGGTATTTTAGAAGGAAAATACGACCATTTACCAGAAAATGCTTTCTATATGGTAGGTGGAATTGATGAAGTTATTGAAAAAGCAGAAAAACTTAAGGCTTAA
- the atpC gene encoding ATP synthase F1 subunit epsilon — translation MDNLIHIEVVTPLGMIYNDNVKSIVLPGSEGEFGVLKGHASLISSLKAGIIDIEKSDSTHELVAIDSGHAKVSETKVSVLAKGAVWVGGNSDSEIAKRLEEAKDLIKSMSSDSVALASTFAKMDNNVRQK, via the coding sequence ATGGATAATTTAATACATATAGAGGTGGTAACACCTCTTGGTATGATTTATAATGATAATGTAAAATCTATTGTTCTTCCTGGAAGTGAAGGTGAGTTTGGTGTTTTAAAAGGACACGCATCTTTAATCTCTTCTTTAAAGGCAGGAATTATAGATATAGAAAAATCAGATTCAACTCATGAATTAGTTGCTATTGATTCAGGCCATGCAAAGGTATCTGAAACTAAAGTAAGTGTTTTAGCAAAAGGTGCTGTATGGGTTGGTGGAAATAGTGATAGTGAAATAGCAAAAAGATTAGAAGAAGCAAAAGATTTGATTAAATCTATGAGTAGTGATAGCGTTGCTTTGGCTTCTACTTTTGCTAAGATGGATAATAATGTAAGGCAAAAATAG